TTTCCGGGATTCGTTCACTCGGACCTGGTTTACGAATCTGTCGTCTCCGTCTGCTCTCCGTTTTATGTAACAGAGTAAACAGGAAGCAAAGACAGCATCCTATCGACTAGTCAATACGTTTGATTAATCAGTGGGGTGGTCTGTGGTATTCGGCACATGAGTCAATGCGTTAAGATTTGAATAATGTCCGTGTTGTCGTCGTTCGTCATAAAAACAGTCAGAGGTGCTCGGTGGGCAGCTGAACCTGTTTGACACACCGGCCGGGTGCTGGTGTGTAGAGGCCAGATCATGCTCCGAGCAGCGGAGATGGATCTTTGTTTGATAGAGTGGAGTTTGGTGACTCTGCTGCTCACAGAAAGCAGACTGTCTGTTGGCCGACAGGACCTGAATGAAGAGAACATCCACAGACAGGCGGTAGCCTCACCGTTCATTCTGTTTGCATGGATTGATTGATGAAAATGAAATTGATTAGCTGCTGGACTTGATTAAAATGACAGTGACTGCAGCAATGTTAGCAAAAGATGAGAATGATGCAGGAGCCACTGCTGTACTACAGCTACTGTGTTGTTAGAAGAGAAAATGTCTGCCCAACTTCCTCTAaattaaaatgagttttattcTTCACACTCGACACTTCAATAACACCTACATTAATAGAGACATTAGATGTTTGTGACAAAGATGGAAACTATTGGATCCATATGATTCAAAGAGTGGGCCAGCTTTGGTCCACGAACCTCAGTTTGTGTGTATAGCTGTATAGTTTGTTTAAATTGATcaatagatttttaatttctCCTTGACATGATCGATTGCTGTCTGACTTCTGCTCTGTCAGCACACACGGGTGTGTTTGATACAGaaattgttttgtgtgtctaatGAATGAAAGCAGACATCATGGAGTCCACAGAGAGCCGCTTCGCTCACCTGCTGCAGCCCATCCGAGAGCTCACCAAGAACTGGGACATCGACGTGGCGTCTGAGCTAAACGACTACTTAGATGAGGTGAACGGCTGCGCGTTCTGGCACCACTTGCAAATAAATGTGGACCTAATACTGCAGTAGTAACACTAAAgttccattgtgtgtgtgtgttccactgtgtgtgtgtttcagctggaTGAGATGTGCATCACGTTTGATGGTGGGAAGACCAGGCTGAACTTTGcagaagctgctctgctgaTTCAGGGCTCTGCCTGCATCTACAGCAGGAAGGTCAGTAAGGGCAGCACACACTGAGTTGGGTTTGATGTTGCTCTCTCATTGGTCCTCTGTGTGTACTttaggtggagctgctgcacagcCTGGTCTACCAGACCCTGGAGTACATCAacgacaaaaacaaaaagtaagaCACCAGAGTGAGTCCTCTGAGGCAGAAGTGAAGTGATGACTtgtcctccttgtcctcctgaCAGACGAAACAAACAGGCTGCAGCGTCTGAGGAGGATGGCGCAGGCGGAGTGGCGAGCGGCGATGACGCTGATGACGTGGCTGTGGTGAGAGAccaaaacatttacacacatacagaaagacAGCAGGCTGTTAGGAAGGATGAGATGCTAACATCTGAATGGTCCCAAATGTAAGAATGAGGCTTTAACAGCCTGTTGGACCGACTCAGGACAGGAAGTCACCTGCATTCTGGGTAACAAAGTAACTTGCTGTTTGTTAACGTGGTTGTCTTCTCAGTTCTCCCCTCTGGACGTGGAAGCGTCTGACGTTTCGCAGAAGTCTGACTGCAACACGGTGAGCTCACTTCTTGTCAGGCGGTCTTACTTTTCTTTGAATTGATCTGTGACTTTGATCTTCTATCGATCAGACTGTGAGcgtcactcctcttcctcctgagtCTCTCATCCCCCCTGAAACCCATGAGAAGCAGAAGCTGCCcctcatcaggtcagagtcagatCAGCGCTCACACTGAGGACATTTCAGAGCTCACGCTGAAGGTTTATGgttctgtgtttcagtgtgaaaGGTGAGGTTGTGTGCAGTCAGAAGGACTTCAGGATGAACCTGTTCATCCCGGGGGAGGATGGGCTCATTCTGCTCACGCTCCGATCTGCCGCCTCCAGATTCCTGCTGGACCATCAGCTGCCTGCAGACATTCAGCACCAAGGTACAGCCTCCTTACTTCTTCACAGCAGGTGTTCCCCCTCAGTACCTGAGCTGCTGTGACTCTGTGCACTTATTGGCTGTAGAGGATGATGTTGCTGTGTCAGATGCTCCAGCCGATGCTGCAGTAGGTGGAGCTGATGATGAAGCTGGCTCAGCTGACGACTTTCTGCCTATAGAGGACCACCACATGGAGCTGGACCCAGAGGAGCACATCGACCGACAAAGAGGCTCCGTATGGTCACTTTCCTGAAGAAGAGGTGACAGATTTATGTTGGCGGTTTTTATTCACtcatatatttaaatgtgtttcaggCTCCGAGTAAAGACATGATCCGAGAGAGACGGCAGGTCGACGTCAACAAGCAGAGGCGGGAGGACGAGATCCAACCAGCCGTACGTGAATCCATCCAACTGTCCGACATGTTGAATCGAGTATCAAGAGTTATTTCTGTTTTCGGAGGTTGTTCTGTAGACCACAGGGGGCGTATTCACAAAGACCCTCAGCGCTAAGAGTTTCCCTTAGTGAGAAAAACCTCAGAATGATGACGTATTCGTAGAGTTTCTACTcataattaagactaaatcaCCAAACATCTCGGCCCTTAAAGAGGTCTTAAACCTGTTTAgagtagagaggaggactttaagagttccttaaacagagaggagagccgTCCTCCAGACTCTGAATGACAGTGAGCCGTTAGAACTCTGCAGATCAGATGGAGCAGCATGATGTTTGTGGCCTCACCTTAAGACTATAGACACACATCCTCATTGAACGAGGAAGGAGGTGCtgacctgctgctctgtcctctcatgtctgtctctgtctggctgaatgttttttttctctggtcAGCTGGCTCTGCTCAGACTGAGCTTTGCTCCTCTTCTTTCATCTATTTCCAttgtgtttgcaggtaaatctgctCTAACCAGCGCCTCTGTTCACCTCTGAGAATGTTCTTGAATCActtttaagctaagctaagagcTCTCTGAGAGGATTCTGAGTCTTTGTGAATATGGCCCCAGAAGTGTTTCAGTGGCTGTCCACAGTGACGCTGCAATGATTTGTTTCAGGTGAACATTTGGGCGTTCCATGACCCGTACGCTGTTCTGAAGGAGGACAAACCCTTTAAATCAGGTACCCTCAGTGTTGTAAAGTGAGTGtgagtctgtcagtcagtcagtcagcctctgtctgtcccctttCCTTCAGGTAAATGTTACAGGGTTCCTGATGGTCTGGATGATggggggaagaggaagaggaaacgAGCAGCTCCCCTGCAGGACTTCAAGAGCTGGTTCAGAGGAACCTGTAAGACCTTGCTGTGGGCTGTCAGATCCAGCCTGCACGGCCTCACTGTCAGTGTGATAACAgcctttatgtgtttgtttgttgcagctgaacctgcagagCACAAGTTAAAAAGTGGACCCACGCTCACAGGTAACACAGAAAAGTCATTGATTTGTGGGATCAGAGAAATATTCAAAGATTCAATGATGTAGAAATAAAACCTCTCCTCTTTCAGACCTGAACTACATTTATCTGAGCACATTAAAGGACAAAGTGAGGACTTGGAGAAGGATAAACAGAAGAGCTGTGAGTTACAGTGACATCACTGGACTAGTGCCGTCCTCATCAGGCCATATGCATCAGATCAGTGTTTGACCCTGCTCATGAtgcatctgtgatgtcatcagggtGGGGTGGTGTCTGACGAGGAGCTCAGGAGAACCCTCCTACAGCCTGCGGAGGAGGGGCCAgagcagcagggggaggagcCTGTGGACGGGATGGAACACCCCAACCTGCTTGGTAATGTCTTCCTGACTCCTGGTGGGGATTTTaaagtttaatttttatttgtttaatctCTCTGCGTTACCATGGTTACATGTCTTATTCTGGTCTGTTCAGAAACTTCATGTCATGATTTACACACTTTGAACTGCTCTGTTTTAGCATTAGCTCTGGAGTCCGTTCAGCTGTCAGTGTGGACAAAGGGAAATTTGTTGTTGTAATACCACAAGGGCTCAGTAGGGTGACCCTGTGTGTCACATTTACTGATACATTGAAAGGCGAGCAGTGATTATGTGTCACTTCCTTTACAGGCGGCGATGACGCCGACTCAGATGTCGAACACGAAGCGATACCAGATGACGTTCCAGCAGACTTGTTTGGAGGAGGCGTTATGTCACCAGGTAGTTACTGATTATTCAAACTGCATTTGAGAGTTATTGATTAATAATAAGTGAACAgcgtcaacacacacacactgtgtgaccaGTCGTCTGACATGTGTCTGCAGAAACCGAGCTGAGTTATGAAGACCTGGTGAAGCTGCGTGTTGTGAGTGCTCCTACCTGTCACTCATCAATAAATACTTCCACTGAGTTATTATTCaagtatgtgtgtctctgtggtgcgttcaggagCAGCTGGTGGTCAACAGCCGGGGTTACACTCAGGAGACGGCACTGTCTCGGCAGGTGAAAGACTGGGAGGACCTGATCCGACCTGAACTGCTCCGACAGGTGAAGTGATGGAAACCAGTCCAGACCGGTCTGAGGTGGTTCCCTGCTGACCTCACTCCCTATTTGTTCCTCAGGAGGAGCGGCCAGCCTTCGACATCCACGAGTACGGGGACTGGGTTGTCAGCTCGCTGAGCGGTGTGGGTGTCCGCAGGTCCTTTTCCTCCATCGTTCACGGTCTGGACAACTTTGAAGCCTGCAAGTACCTGCTAGCCTCACTGCAGCTGGTAAGTCTGACActgatcaataatcaatcacaTGATCGATCAGAAGGCACTGATCACTAACATCTATACTTGATGACTGGCATATTATTGATCAGACGTCCATGCTGTGTCTCTTCAGGCGAACGACTACACAGTGGAGATCAACGgcactgcaggtttggaggacAGTTTGGACACGATGAGTCTGACTCTTTTGAGCACGCTCAGAGCGACAGACAGATTCAAAACGATGGCAGCCTCGTCCTCACTACAGTGAGATGATCAGTGCAGCTTATCATCCAATCAAATCAACATCACATTCTGTCTGTGAACTGTCATCATGTCTTTAATATTTGTAATAAAATGATGTGTGGGTGAGtcatggtttgttttgttccttTAGGCTCAGCtagagggcgctctgcagacagtccTCAAAGAGTCCGATCCAGTATGGATCATGATCAGTGctgaaatgtaaacagaaatgtaaacacTAGCAGTTCAGActaggactgatggggacaggagccCCCCCATCCCCCATGGCAGCTGGAGTCCTCATATATATCTTAGGATTTTATTGATTAGAAGACAGAATTAACGTAATTATTAACTCAATGAACTTTGTGTGTATCCTGGATGGTCTGCAGAGTGCCCCCTGTGGGACAGAATGTTCTCTGGTTACAAAGGTTTGTCTTCGCCTTTGGACTAAATGTTCTACAAAGTCCCcgcagacaaagacaaagagtcAGACAGTCCTGATCAGCTTGGGTTTATTAGGTCAAACATCAGTCTTTAAGTCCACTTGAAGGACCAGCTGGGGATCTGACTCAGTCTGAACTTTCTGTTCTTATTTTCAGGAAGACGCCCtcgacgtcagtgtcatcctcACAGACTGACATAGCTGCGAATGTGGTTCCGGACACTTTCAGTGATCTGCTCCTGGCTCTTCGTGCGGTTGTAGTAATCCAGGAAGAGTCCGTCAGGACTGATCAGGTAGATCAGGATGGTGTGATCCACAATGTAGTCCCCGTCCTCGTCTTTGGGTCCAGCACTGGCATAAACCCTATAGTCCTGCCCCGCGTCTTTCACTGCCTGTGGTGTCCCTGTCAGTCCAATCAGACGAGGATGGAAGTCTTTGATGTAGCGGGCTAGTGCCAGCACGTCATCCCTCTCCGGGTCCACAGTGATAAAGAGGGGCTGGACCGGCGGCAGCGAGGCGTCCTGGTCCAGGGCTGACACCACGGCACTCAGCTTGTCCAGCTCGTCAGGACAGATGTCAGGACAATGTGTGAAGCCGAAGTACAGCAGCACCCAGCTGCCCAGGAAGTCCTGCTTGGACTTGCGCTGCCCCTTGTGGTCCAGGAGGCTGAAGCTGCCCTGACCCAGAGCGACCTCACGCAGCTGCTCGATGCGCCGCTGGCGCAGCTTCTGCTCCTTCTCCAAGGTTACGTACCAACAGGCGCCCAACAGCCCGCCGCTAAACAGCAGTGTGACGAGCAGCCGCGTCCGCAGCTTCAGTTTGGCCCCCAATGAGCCCGGAGCATGGGACAGGACACGAGCCTGAGTCCACCGAGGGAGGGGCACCTGCCCACTGTATGAGTCCTGCGAGGACATGGATGTCCTCTGGAGACCTCGCAGGAGTTGGCCTGCTCCTCGAACATCACCCACAATGcaccgcagcagcagcatggtccTGCTAAAACACCAACAGAAGACCAGGAGGTAAAAACATGAAAGTTATTGATCAGTCTTTCATTCAGTGTGATCATTTCAGACTTCAGAGACACTCTGAACTAAAATGAGTAAAACGTGTTTTATGATGTGCTGCTGTTCGTGCTGCAGCggcgtcaccatggtaacgtgTGTtataaccattgacagtaaaaactatggacagagcttccgtgacgtcacccgtttgtttctgaagagccgttttgagtctcagtgggaggttccgggacgttgatgaccgccgccatgttggcagcgtcacgtcaactaaaactccgaatatggacaaagagggggagcacgagcggggtttaggggggcgggcgatcgtggaagcaggaaactcatgctgtgatacgtcaactgtctgtcactcaagcggcaacgcccataattaggcgtaattttaagtccgaatacaattgaaacgagtgaattgtaaaaaaattcaccccccgtacaattgacactagaagagaacctatcatctgagaccacagcgattttttgtaccaggc
This region of Parambassis ranga chromosome 2, fParRan2.1, whole genome shotgun sequence genomic DNA includes:
- the ncaph2 gene encoding condensin-2 complex subunit H2, yielding MESTESRFAHLLQPIRELTKNWDIDVASELNDYLDELDEMCITFDGGKTRLNFAEAALLIQGSACIYSRKVELLHSLVYQTLEYINDKNKKRNKQAAASEEDGAGGVASGDDADDVAVFSPLDVEASDVSQKSDCNTTVSVTPLPPESLIPPETHEKQKLPLISVKGEVVCSQKDFRMNLFIPGEDGLILLTLRSAASRFLLDHQLPADIQHQEDDVAVSDAPADAAVGGADDEAGSADDFLPIEDHHMELDPEEHIDRQRGSAPSKDMIRERRQVDVNKQRREDEIQPAVNIWAFHDPYAVLKEDKPFKSGKCYRVPDGLDDGGKRKRKRAAPLQDFKSWFRGTSEPAEHKLKSGPTLTDLNYIYLSTLKDKVRTWRRINRRAGGVVSDEELRRTLLQPAEEGPEQQGEEPVDGMEHPNLLGGDDADSDVEHEAIPDDVPADLFGGGVMSPETELSYEDLVKLRVEQLVVNSRGYTQETALSRQVKDWEDLIRPELLRQEERPAFDIHEYGDWVVSSLSGVGVRRSFSSIVHGLDNFEACKYLLASLQLANDYTVEINGTAGLEDSLDTMSLTLLSTLRATDRFKTMAASSSLQ
- the sco2 gene encoding protein SCO2 homolog, mitochondrial, with the translated sequence MLLLRCIVGDVRGAGQLLRGLQRTSMSSQDSYSGQVPLPRWTQARVLSHAPGSLGAKLKLRTRLLVTLLFSGGLLGACWYVTLEKEQKLRQRRIEQLREVALGQGSFSLLDHKGQRKSKQDFLGSWVLLYFGFTHCPDICPDELDKLSAVVSALDQDASLPPVQPLFITVDPERDDVLALARYIKDFHPRLIGLTGTPQAVKDAGQDYRVYASAGPKDEDGDYIVDHTILIYLISPDGLFLDYYNRTKSQEQITESVRNHIRSYVSL